One region of Culex pipiens pallens isolate TS chromosome 2, TS_CPP_V2, whole genome shotgun sequence genomic DNA includes:
- the LOC120423087 gene encoding pickpocket protein 28-like yields the protein MYGGKQVKLHSYWQDAKILARDFCRESSIHGFKYLMGSHRALIEKIWWFAVTCISLYGCGSLIHNVFQKWQMDPVIVSFATKPVPVFRIPFPSVTICPEIKVKMDRLNFTQIYSEVIEGTLKEQMDGERVGKLLAMLQVCDFVLYEVFTNETFDDDCVKLLQQMKIPQNEVFLYCQWRDENVDCSEKFRPTLTEKGICYTFNSLSEDDLLRKEGLHSEYAYLDETRPIVNWTLDEGYSPDATRGVYPQRVLGSGISAGLNVMIKANLSDMDYLCSNTFQGFQVLLHTPHEYPQLSQRHFRVPLNQQVVVSVTPDIVTTSEDVKAYQPHRRQCYFDNERYLRFFRIYSQKNCELECLTNYTLEQCGCVKFSMPRPADARICGLSKIRCYKRAAVDILLSNAKMIVSKSKISKDKCDCLPACSTLRYHSELSQSDFQWTKMIPVAKAYRAELQGVQLANLVVLFRDAGFIPVVRRELYGSTDLLANCGGLLGLFMGISILSLVEILYYCSIKPLVIWWKGMNLTPVKQITPIAEYKNPFASKILHAGYQSDTVGKFYLK from the exons ATGTATGGTGGGAAGCAGGTCAAGCTGCACAGCTACTGGCAGGATGCCAAGATTTTGGCCAGGGACTTTTGTCGCGAGAGTTCGATCCACGGGTTCAAGTACCTGATGGGATCTCATCGGGCTCTTATCGAGAA AATTTGGTGGTTTGCGGTGACCTGCATCTCGCTGTACGGCTGCGGAAGCCTCATCCACAATGTCTTTCAAAAGTGGCAGATGGATCCGGTGATCGTGAGCTTCGCGACGAAGCCCGTACCGGTGTTTCGGATTCCCTTTCCCTCGGTCACCATTTGTCCGGAGATTAAGGTCAAGATGGATCGGCTGAACTTTACCCAAATCTACAGCGAAGTCATCGAGGGGACTCTCAAGGAACAAATGGACGGGGAGCG GGTTGGGAAGCTACTGGCGATGCTGCAAGTCTGCGACTTTGTCCTCTACGAGGTTTTTACCAACGAAACATTTGACGATGACTGCGTAAAGCTGCTTCAGCAGATGAAGATTCCTCAGAACGAGGTGTTCCTGTACTGTCAATGGCGTGACGAAAACGTAGATTGCAGCGAAAAGTTTCGTCCGACGCTGACCGAGAAGGGAATCTGTTACACGTTCAACTCACTGTCGGAAGATGACCTACTACGCAAGGAAGGGTTACATAGCGAGTACGCGTACCTAGACGAGACACGGCCCATTGTCAACTGGACCTTGGACGAAGGTTACTCTCCCGATGCGACCCGTGGTGTCTACCCGCAGCGTGTTCTAGGATCAGGAATAAGCGCCGGTCTGAACGTCATGATCAAAGCCAACTTGAGTGACATGGACTACCTGTGCAGTAACACGTTCCAGGGGTTCCAAGTGCTCCTTCATACCCCACACGAGTACCCCCAACTCAGCCAGCGACACTTCCGCGTCCCGCTGAACCAACAGGTCGTGGTATCGGTCACCCCGGACATCGTCACAACCTCGGAAGACGTCAAAGCGTACCAACCGCACCGCCGCCAGTGCTACTTTGACAACGAGCGCTACCTGCGCTTCTTTCGGATCTACAGCCAGAAGAACTGCGAGCTCGAGTGCCTCACCAACTACACCCTGGAGCAGTGCGGTTGCGTCAAGTTCTCGATGCCACGGCCGGCGGACGCGAGGATCTGCGGGCTGAGCAAGATCCGGTGCTACAAGCGAGCCGCAGTGGACATCTTGCTGTCGAACGCGAAGATGATCGTGAGCAAGAGCAAGATCTCGAAGGACAAGTGCGACTGCCTGCCGGCCTGCTCGACGCTGCGCTATCACAGCGAGCTGTCGCAGTCGGACTTTCAGTGGACCAAGATGATCCCGGTGGCGAAGGCGTACCGGGCGGAGCTGCAGGG AGTTCAACTAGCCAATTTGGTAGTGCTGTTCAGAGATGCTGGATTCATTCCGGTGGTGCGACGTGAACTGTACGGATCAACGGATCTGCTGGCAAACTGTGGAGGATTGCTGGGACTGTTCATGGGGATCAGTATTCTGAGTCTGGTGGAGATCTTGTACTACTGTTCAATTAAACCATTGGTCATCTGGTGGAAGGGGATGAACTTGACCCCGGTCAAGCAGATAACTCCCATTGCGGAGTACAAGAATCCGTTCGCGAGCAAGATTCTCCACGCAGGATACCAATCCGATACCGTAGGGAAGTTCTACTTGAAGTGA
- the LOC120423085 gene encoding pickpocket protein 28-like isoform X2, giving the protein MQLEDGHNPDSPLRRKVLLKLSKQAGVWWVTVFIISLYLCLSQMYSVYRKWERDPIIVSFDQHPQPIYSIPFPAITICPETKVKSSTLNLTETFILVRSRKLDESMDSERVRKLMALLQLCDYQLYDRNENATADEDILQLLRRLAIPSFEVFNACLWRASSFRCLNLFKTTLTEKGFCFTFNMIGNNELLRKEELDSRYAFNSETRESHWDLDTGYRQGGVFPFRVVAGDYNEGLKVMLLAKKVDMDYFCGDKFQGFRVLLHMPNEYPQLSSQFFRIPLNQELIVTVTPRVMSTDNHAMLYSADKRNCYHGTERYLRFFRIYNRRNCEVECLTNITLQLCSCVRFWMPRPVGAPLCGLRDNPCAEKAMSNMIKAEAAKVKGESVENAAFCNCMPSCTHVEYQTQISQADWEWQQGGFFDFDKRQPDDVHQSKMVIYFKESHFIPISRSEINSISDLFASAGGLMGLFMGVSLISLVELLYYCTVRPFTLWKLSRRKRSSVWTSVHSANHCSSKASDGVQ; this is encoded by the exons ATGCAGCTGGAAGACGGACACAATCCGGATTCACCTCTGCGGAGGAAGGTACTCCTGAAGCTGTCCAAACAGGCGGG GGTTTGGTGGGTCACCGTCTTCATCATATCCCTATACCTCTGCCTCAGCCAGATGTACTCCGTGTACCGGAAGTGGGAACGCGATCCCATCATCGTCAGCTTCGACCAGCACCCGCAGCCGATCTACTCGATACCGTTCCCGGCGATCACGATCTGCCCGGAGACGAAGGTCAAATCTTCTACACTCAATCTCACCGAGACGTTCATCCTGGTGCGGAGTCGCAAGCTGGACGAGTCCATGGACAGCGAACGGGTTCGGAAGTTGATGGCTCTCCTACAACTGTGTGACTATCAACTGTACGATCGGAATGAGAATGCCACCGCAGACGAAGACATTCTGCAGTTGTTACGTCGGCTGGCGATACCATCCTTTGAAGTGTTCAACGCGTGTCTTTGGCGAGCGTCATCGTTCAGGTGCTTGAATCTGTTCAAGACAACGCTTACGGAGAAGGGCTTCTGCTTCACGTTCAACATGATCGGCAACAATGAACTGCTGCGAAAGGAAGAGTTGGACTCTAGGTATGCTTTTAACTCCGAGACTCGAGAATCCCACTGGGACTTGGACACCGGATACCGACAGGGCGGAGTCTTCCCGTTCCGAGTCGTCGCCGGCGATTACAACGAGGGACTTAAAGTCATGCTGCTTGCCAAGAAGGTCGACATGGACTACTTCTGCGGGGACAAGTTCCAGGGCTTCCGCGTGCTTCTTCACATGCCCAACGAGTACCCCCAGCTGTCGAGCCAGTTCTTTCGGATTCCACTGAACCAGGAGCTCATAGTGACAGTAACTCCACGCGTGATGTCCACGGACAATCACGCAATGCTGTACAGTGCCGATAAGCGCAACTGCTACCACGGCACCGAGCGTTACCTTCGCTTCTTCCGGATCTACAACCGGAGGAACTGCGAGGTCGAGTGTCTCACCAACATAACGCTGCAGCTGTGCAGCTGTGTCCGGTTCTGGATGCCCCGTCCGGTCGGGGCTCCGCTTTGCGGCCTCCGCGACAATCCGTGCGCCGAGAAGGCCATGTCCAACATGATCAAAGCGGAAGCCGCCAAGGTGAAGGGAGAATCGGTGGAGAACGCAGCGTTCTGTAACTGCATGCCGTCGTGCACTCACGTCGAGTATCAGACGCAGATCTCCCAGGCGGACTGGGAGTGGCAGCAGGGAGGATTCTTCGACTTTGACAAGCGGCAACCCGATGA CGTGCACCAGTCGAAGATGGTCATCTACTTCAAAGAGTCCCACTTCATCCCGATATCGCGCAGCGAAATCAACAGCATCAGCGATCTGTTCGCCAGCGCCGGTGGGCTGATGGGACTCTTCATGGGGGTAAGTTTGATCAGCTTGGTGGAACTGCTGTACTACTGCACCGTGCGACCGTTCACGCTGTGGAAGTTGTCCCGACGGAAGCGAAGCTCGGTCTGGACTAGCGTCCATTCGGCGAACCACTGCAGCTCGAAGGCGTCGGACGGAGTTCAATGA
- the LOC120423085 gene encoding pickpocket protein 28-like isoform X1: protein MQLEDGHNPDSPLRRKVLLKLSKQAGYEFCDVTSIHGVKQCFGSDKFLPEKVWWVTVFIISLYLCLSQMYSVYRKWERDPIIVSFDQHPQPIYSIPFPAITICPETKVKSSTLNLTETFILVRSRKLDESMDSERVRKLMALLQLCDYQLYDRNENATADEDILQLLRRLAIPSFEVFNACLWRASSFRCLNLFKTTLTEKGFCFTFNMIGNNELLRKEELDSRYAFNSETRESHWDLDTGYRQGGVFPFRVVAGDYNEGLKVMLLAKKVDMDYFCGDKFQGFRVLLHMPNEYPQLSSQFFRIPLNQELIVTVTPRVMSTDNHAMLYSADKRNCYHGTERYLRFFRIYNRRNCEVECLTNITLQLCSCVRFWMPRPVGAPLCGLRDNPCAEKAMSNMIKAEAAKVKGESVENAAFCNCMPSCTHVEYQTQISQADWEWQQGGFFDFDKRQPDDVHQSKMVIYFKESHFIPISRSEINSISDLFASAGGLMGLFMGVSLISLVELLYYCTVRPFTLWKLSRRKRSSVWTSVHSANHCSSKASDGVQ, encoded by the exons ATGCAGCTGGAAGACGGACACAATCCGGATTCACCTCTGCGGAGGAAGGTACTCCTGAAGCTGTCCAAACAGGCGGGGTATGAGTTCTGCGACGTTACGTCCATCCACGGGGTGAAACAGTGCTTCGGTAGTGATAAGTTTCTCCCGGAGAA GGTTTGGTGGGTCACCGTCTTCATCATATCCCTATACCTCTGCCTCAGCCAGATGTACTCCGTGTACCGGAAGTGGGAACGCGATCCCATCATCGTCAGCTTCGACCAGCACCCGCAGCCGATCTACTCGATACCGTTCCCGGCGATCACGATCTGCCCGGAGACGAAGGTCAAATCTTCTACACTCAATCTCACCGAGACGTTCATCCTGGTGCGGAGTCGCAAGCTGGACGAGTCCATGGACAGCGAACGGGTTCGGAAGTTGATGGCTCTCCTACAACTGTGTGACTATCAACTGTACGATCGGAATGAGAATGCCACCGCAGACGAAGACATTCTGCAGTTGTTACGTCGGCTGGCGATACCATCCTTTGAAGTGTTCAACGCGTGTCTTTGGCGAGCGTCATCGTTCAGGTGCTTGAATCTGTTCAAGACAACGCTTACGGAGAAGGGCTTCTGCTTCACGTTCAACATGATCGGCAACAATGAACTGCTGCGAAAGGAAGAGTTGGACTCTAGGTATGCTTTTAACTCCGAGACTCGAGAATCCCACTGGGACTTGGACACCGGATACCGACAGGGCGGAGTCTTCCCGTTCCGAGTCGTCGCCGGCGATTACAACGAGGGACTTAAAGTCATGCTGCTTGCCAAGAAGGTCGACATGGACTACTTCTGCGGGGACAAGTTCCAGGGCTTCCGCGTGCTTCTTCACATGCCCAACGAGTACCCCCAGCTGTCGAGCCAGTTCTTTCGGATTCCACTGAACCAGGAGCTCATAGTGACAGTAACTCCACGCGTGATGTCCACGGACAATCACGCAATGCTGTACAGTGCCGATAAGCGCAACTGCTACCACGGCACCGAGCGTTACCTTCGCTTCTTCCGGATCTACAACCGGAGGAACTGCGAGGTCGAGTGTCTCACCAACATAACGCTGCAGCTGTGCAGCTGTGTCCGGTTCTGGATGCCCCGTCCGGTCGGGGCTCCGCTTTGCGGCCTCCGCGACAATCCGTGCGCCGAGAAGGCCATGTCCAACATGATCAAAGCGGAAGCCGCCAAGGTGAAGGGAGAATCGGTGGAGAACGCAGCGTTCTGTAACTGCATGCCGTCGTGCACTCACGTCGAGTATCAGACGCAGATCTCCCAGGCGGACTGGGAGTGGCAGCAGGGAGGATTCTTCGACTTTGACAAGCGGCAACCCGATGA CGTGCACCAGTCGAAGATGGTCATCTACTTCAAAGAGTCCCACTTCATCCCGATATCGCGCAGCGAAATCAACAGCATCAGCGATCTGTTCGCCAGCGCCGGTGGGCTGATGGGACTCTTCATGGGGGTAAGTTTGATCAGCTTGGTGGAACTGCTGTACTACTGCACCGTGCGACCGTTCACGCTGTGGAAGTTGTCCCGACGGAAGCGAAGCTCGGTCTGGACTAGCGTCCATTCGGCGAACCACTGCAGCTCGAAGGCGTCGGACGGAGTTCAATGA
- the LOC120423088 gene encoding LOW QUALITY PROTEIN: pickpocket protein 28-like (The sequence of the model RefSeq protein was modified relative to this genomic sequence to represent the inferred CDS: substituted 2 bases at 2 genomic stop codons), translating to MFASKVKNTLKILWREYCSKTSVHGVGFLKLQTTSRYEKYDLEHPKHATSNPPPNRFMWSLWILLSLAGCVYMTYVGYQKWENNSVVITYATQSLHVWQIPFPAVTICPVTKSRREAFDFEGTYDELKRGGGLMDDDRXDLYGRSMYXIFKDFRFSYGIFRAMLHVCVSTVNIFNFTGSYSENVVATLRNISFPLEDMLEKCSWKGVAIDCGEIFSEIVTDEGVCYNFNILTAEDLLRVENLDPTYDSVDSSRNSSLWSNEEEYTRYSGSDVYPRRALGAGVKAGLSVVLKTRKSEVEHVCRGGMDGFKVLLHSPDEFPMVSEFYTRLPLGKSAAMFLKPQLTKVVGSLESESFERRQCFFNSDRKLRFFKVYNQNNCHVECITNYTFGKCGCIKFSMPHAPDMETCNSSQIACYQHGLVAINERSIRLQLQGSSKYRTCNCLPACYELVYNKEISYTPYNAEAQATSKNESSNDISDFYHSQLLIAMKTDRTLPLTRCRLNSISDVLANLGGIFGLFIGGTTISLVEIVYFCCIRSVRVAITQHRLHPATPKVFPWVP from the exons ATGTTCGCTTCAAAGGTCAAGAACACGCTGAAGATTCTCTGGAGGGAGTACTGCTCCAAGACATCCGTGCACGGAGTTGGATTCCTCAAGCTGCAGACGACCTCCCGCTACGAGAAGTATGATCTTGAACACCCCAAACATGCTACTTCTAACCCACCTCCTAACAGATTCATGTGGTCCCTGTGGATTCTGCTATCGCTCGCCGGATGCGTCTACATGACGTACGTGGGCTATCAAAAGTGGGAGAACAACTCGGTGGTCATTACGTACGCGACGCAATCACTGCACGTGTGGCAGATCCCGTTCCCCGCCGTTACGATCTGCCCGGTGACGAAGAGTCGCCGCGAGGCGTTCGACTTCGAGGGGACTTATGATGAGCTCAAGCGAGGTGGAGGATTGATGGATGATGATAGGTGAGATTTGTATGGGAGGAGTATGTATTGAATATTCAAGGATTTTCGTTTTAGTTACGGCATTTTTCGTGCCATGCTTCACGTCTGCGTAAGTACTGTGAATATCTTCAACTTTACGGGATCGTACAGTGAAAACGTTGTCGCAACGTTGCGGAATATTTCTTTCCCGTTGGAGGACATGCTTGAAAAGTGTTCCTGGAAAGGAGTCGCAATAGACTGTGGCGAGATATTCTCCGAGATTGTAACGGATGAAGGTGTTTGCtataatttcaacattttaacagCTGAAGATCTGCTAAGAGTCGAAAATTTGGACCCAACCTACGATTCCGTTGATTCTAGCAGAAATTCTTCGCTTTGGTCCAACGAGGAAGAGTACACGAGGTATTCCGGATCTGACGTGTATCCCCGCCGAGCTCTTGGAGCTGGGGTCAAGGCTGGACTCTCGGTGGTGTTGAAGACGCGGAAATCCGAGGTGGAACACGTCTGTAGAGGCGGTATGGATGGATTCAAGGTACTACTACACTCTCCGGATGAGTTCCCGATGGTCAGTGAGTTCTACACGAGACTACCTTTGGGCAAGTCCGCTGCCATGTTCTTGAAACCTCAGCTGACTAAGGTGGTTGGCAGTTTGGAGAGTGAGAGCTTTGAGAG ACGTCAATGCTTCTTCAACAGCGATCGCAAGCTGAGATTCTTCAAGGTGTACAACCAGAACAACTGCCACGTAGAGTGCATCACCAACTACACCTTCGGCAAGTGCGGTTGCATCAAGTTCTCAATGCCTCACGCGCCAGATATGGAGACTTGCAACTCTTCTCAGATTGCGTGCTACCAGCACGGGTTGGTAGCCATCAATGAACGTTCGATCCGACTCCAGCTCCAAGGATCTTCCAAGTATCGCACCTGCAACTGCCTACCTGCGTGCTACGAACTGGTCTACAACAAGGAAATCTCCTACACCCCTTACAACGCCGAAGCTCAAGCAACCTCCAAGAACGAATCCTCAAATGACATCTCAGA CTTCTACCACTCCCAGCTGCTAATAGCCATGAAGACGGATCGAACGCTCCCGTTGACGCGCTGTCGGCTGAACAGCATCTCCGATGTCCTCGCCAACCTGGGCGGAATCTTTGGCCTGTTCATCGGAGGGACCACCATCAGCCTGGTAGAAATCGTCTACTTTTGCTGCATCCGTTCCGTACGAGTAGCCATCACGCAGCACCGACTCCACCCAGCAACCCCCAAGGTGTTCCCTTGGGTGCCGTAA